The Neovison vison isolate M4711 chromosome 5, ASM_NN_V1, whole genome shotgun sequence genome includes a region encoding these proteins:
- the SLC4A1 gene encoding band 3 anion transport protein: MDEKNQELRWMEAAHWVRLEENLGEDGVWGRPHLSYLTFWSLLELQKAFAKGTVLLDLPETSLAGVANQLLDGFIYEEQIRPEARDQLLRVLLLQHSHAGDLEALGGVKPAVLTRSGDPSEPLLPQHPSLETQLFCQQGQEGTEGHSPSGILEKIPPDSEATLVLVGRAEFLERPVLGFVRLEVATELEAVQLPVPVRFLFVLLGPEAPNTDYTQLGRAAATLMSERVFRVDAYMAQSKAELVRNLEGFLDCSLVLPPCEAPSEQALLSLVPVQKELLRRRYSQSPAKPEPRFYKGLDLYGAPGAPGGPDDPLQRTGLLFGGLVRDIRRRYPYYLSDITDAFSPQVLAAVIFIYFAALSPAITFGGLLGEKTQNMMGVSELLISTAVQGILFSLLGAQPLLVVGFSGPLLVFEEAFFSFCTNNNLEYIVGRVWIGFWLVLFVVLIVAFEGSFLVRFISRYTQEIFSFLISLIFIYETFVKLIKIFQDHPLQKHYDHNVTMVPKPQAPLPNTALLSLVLMAGTFFLAMMLRKFKNSSYFPGVLRRIIGDFGVPISILIMVIVDFFIEDTYTQKLSVPEGLSVSNPSARGWVIHPLGLYASFPIWMMFASALPALLVFILIFLESQITTLIISKPERKMIKGSGFHLDLLLVIGMGGVAALFGMPWLSATTVRSVTHANALTVMGKASAPGAAAQIQEVKEQRISGLLVAVLVGVSILMGPILSRIPLAVLFGIFLYMGVTSLSGIQLFDRVLLLLKPSKYHPDVPYVKRVKTWRMHLFTVIQIICLAGLWTVKTFPATSLALPFVLILTVPLRRLLLPLIFRKLELQCLDADDAKPTFDEEEGRDEYNEVTMPV, from the exons ATGGATGAGAAGAACCAGGAGTTGCGGTGGATGGAGGCGGCACACTGGGTGCGGCTGGAGGAGAACCTCGGGGAGGACGGGGTCTGGGGCCGCCCGCACCTGTCCTACCTCACTTTCTGGAGCCTCCTGGAGCTGCAGAAAGCCTTTGCCAAGG GTACCGTCCTCCTGGATCTGCCGGAGACCTCCCTGGCAGGAGTGGCCAACCAGCTGCTGGATGGGTTTATCTACGAGGAGCAGATCCGGCCTGAGGCCCGAGACCAGCTGCTCCGGGTCCTGCTGCTCCaacacag TCACGCCGGAGACCTGGAGGCCCTGGGCGGTGTGAAGCCCGCGGTTCTGACGCGTTCTGGGGACCCCTCCGAGCCTCTGCTCCCGCAGCACCCCTCTTTAGAGACACAGCTCTTCTGCCAACAG GGACAGGAGGGCACAGAAGGGCATTCACCATCTGGAATTCTGGAGAAGATTCCCCCAGATTCAGAGGCCACCCTGGTGCTCGTAG GCAGAGCGGAATTCCTGGAGCGGCCGGTGCTGGGCTTCGTGCGACTGGAGGTGGCCACAGAGCTGGAGGCTGTGCAGCTCCCGGTGCCTGTGCGCTTCCTCTTCGTGTTGCTGGGACCTGAGGCCCCCAATACTGATTATACCCAACTTGGTCGGGCTGCGGCCACCCTCATGTCCGAGAGG GTCTTCCGCGTGGATGCCTACATGGCCCAGAGCAAGGCGGAGCTGGTCCGCAacctggagggcttcctggactGCAGCCTGGTGCTGCCTCCCTGcgaggctccctctgagcaggcaCTGCTCAGTCTGGTGCCGGTGCAGAAGGAGCTGCTGCGGAGACGCTACTCACAAAGCCCCGCCAAGCCCGAGCCCCGCTTCTACAAGGGCCTAG ATTTGTAtggggctccaggggcccctggtGGGCCAGATGACCCTCTGCAGAGGACAGGCCTGCTTTTTGGGGGCCTGGTGCGTGACATCCGGCGCCGCTACCCCTACTACCTGAGTGACATCACAGACGCGTTCAGCCCCCAGGTCCTGGCCGCTGTCATCTTCATCTACTTTGCTGCCTTGTCACCTGCCATCACTTTCGGTGGCCTCCTGG GAGAAAAGACCCAGAACATGATGGGGGTGTCCGAGCTGCTCATCTCCACGGCGGTGCAAGGCATTCTGTTCTCCCTGCTCGGGGCTCAACCCCTGCTTGTGGTTGGCTTCTCAggacccctgcttgtgtttgaaGAAGCCTTTTTCTCG TTCTGCACGAACAACAACCTGGAGTACATCGTGGGCCGCGTGTGGATCGGCTTCTGGCTTGTCCTGTTCGTGGTGCTCATAGTGGCCTTCGAGGGCAGTTTCCTGGTCCGCTTCATCTCCCGCTACACCCAAGAGATCTTCTCCTTCCTGATCTCCCTCATCTTCATCTACGAGACCTTCGTCAAGCTGATCAAG ATCTTCCAGGACCACCCGCTGCAGAAGCATTATGACCACAATGTGACAATGGTGCCCAAACCTCAGGCTCCCCTGCCCAACACAGCCCTCCTCTCCCTTGTACTCATGGCTGGCACCTTCTTTCTCGCCATGATGCTGCGCAAGTTCAAGAACAGCTCCTACTTCCCTGGCGTG CTGCGACGGATCATTGGGGACTTCGGAGTCCCCATCTCCATTCTGATCATGGTCATTGTGGATTTCTTCATTGAGGACACTTACACCCAG AAACTCAGCGTGCCTGAAGGCCTCTCCGTATCCAACCCCTCAGCCCGGGGCTGGGTCATCCACCCATTGGGCTTGTATGCGTCTTTCCCCATCTGGATGATGTTTGCCTCCGCCCTGCCGGCCCTGCTGGTCTTCATCCTCATCTTCCTTGAGTCCCAGATCACCAC GCTGATTATCAGCAAACCAGAGCGCAAGATGATCAAGGGCTCTGGCTTCCACCTGGACCTGCTGCTGGTCATAGGCATGGGCGGCGTGGCTGCCCTCTTTGGGATGCCCTGGCTCAGTGCCACCACTGTTCGTTCTGTTACCCACGCCAACGCACTCACGGTCATGGGCAAGGCCAGCGCCCCAGGGGCTGCAGCCCAGATTCAGGAGGTCAAGGAGCAGCGGATCAGTGGGCTCCTGGTCGCTGTACTCGTGG GTGTGTCCATCCTCATGGGGCCCATCCTGTCCCGCATCCCCCTGGCTGTGCTGTTTGGCATCTTCCTCTACATGGGGGTCACATCCCTCAGCGGCATCCAGCTCTTCGACCGCGTCTTGCTCCTGTTGAAGCCGTCCAAGTACCACCCGGATGTGCCCTACGTCAAGCGG GTGAAGACCTGGCGCATGCACCTGTTCACGGTCATCCAGATCATCTGCCTGGCAGGGCTGTGGACGGTGAAAACCTTCCCTGCCACCTCGCTGGCCTTGCCCTTCGTACTCATCCTCACCGTGCCTCTGCGCCGCCTCCTGCTGCCGCTCATCTTCAGGAAGCTGGAACTCCAATGT CTGGATGCTGATGATGCCAAGCCGACCTTTGATGAAGAGGAAGGTCGGGATGAGTACAACGAGGTGACCATGCCCGTGTGA